The following coding sequences lie in one Arachis hypogaea cultivar Tifrunner chromosome 4, arahy.Tifrunner.gnm2.J5K5, whole genome shotgun sequence genomic window:
- the LOC112795007 gene encoding uncharacterized protein encodes MKFSIKNEFMDAVREFTIQEGREIKFRRNESYRVRAICKWPMGEDEDMVRCPWVAYASRDSDETCWRIKTFKNEHICPRMSKNRAANRRWLAGKLVKKLRRYPSLKHSEAKSYFRRMCDLDLNKSSLTRALMDARNIVYGDAAAQYGLVRDYAETLLKSNPGSKVKIGTYLQGDDSIFEKIYVCLDGCKKGFKAGCRPLIGLDGAFLKTRFGGQIFSAVAQDANNHIYPIAWAIVDVDNKENWRWFLDLLLDDLGDYMANKWAFMSDIQKGLASAVKELMPNVHHRFCVWHLWKNFNKQWKEQEYRRLLWECARETTRHGFDQKMDRLNRLNEGAWAYLDKWPKEAWTRAYFRHDQKIDNICNNACEVFNSRIKEYRAKPIITLLEEVQMFAMRSIAKNKVKLSHHVGKLAPIKHSRLQKIRKESQKWTPIRSGDEDYQRFEIHGWPTNMAVDLGKSICTCRFWQITGMPCVHACAAISKINRNPEDFCHHWLTMEVYRDTYKHSLNPIPGQDLWERSEQNRPHAPKMKRQPGPITQKRWKDSDEESSSVKKSKTETKLKRKYKEFTCTYCGTRRHTKRSCAHRKADDLASALVNAAAAVVAKEKGSKAGEGTDPANTATTNTQAAEINENASLAPRQAIADANASEIVLIQPTYSQPEN; translated from the exons ATGAAGTTCAGTATCAAGAATGAATTTATGGATGCTGTGAGAGAATTCACCATTCAAGAAGGTAGGGAGATTAAATTTAGAAGGAATGAGAGCTACAGAGTCAGAGCTATTTGCAAGTGGCCAATGGGAGAAGATGAGGATATGGTTAGATGTCCATGGGTTGCTTATGCATCCAGGGATTCTGATGAGACATGCTGGCGAATAAAAACATTTAAGAATGAACACATATGTCCTAGGATGAGCAAAAATAGAGCAGCCAATAGGAGATGGCTTGCTGGCAAGTTGGTAAAGAAATTGAGGAGGTACCCGAGCTTAAAGCACAGTGAAGCTAAATCATATTTCAGGAGAATGTGTGACCTAGACCTAAACAAATCATCACTAACCAGAGCTTTAATGGACGCAAGAAATATTGTTTACGGTGATGCAGCTGCCCAGTACGGTTTGGTTAGAGATTATGCAGAAACTCTACTTAAGAGTAATCCTGGTTCAAAAGTAAAGATTGGTACATATCTACAAGGGGATGATTCtatatttgaaaaaatatatgtatGCCTGGATGGATGTAAGAAGGGTTTTAAGGCTGGCTGCCGCCCACTTATCGGACTTGACGGAGCCTTCTTGAAGACTCGATTTGGGGGACAAATATTCTCAGCAGTGGCTCAGGATGCCAACAACCATATATATCCAATTGCGTGGGCAATTGTTGATGTTGACAATAAAGAGAATTGGAGGTGGTTTTTGGACCTGCTGCTTGATGACTTGGGTGACTACATGGCTAACAAATGGGCTTTTATGTCAGACATACAAAAG GGTTTGGCTTCAGCAGTAAAGGAGCTTATGCCCAATGTACACCATCGATTCTGTGTCTGGCATCTATGGAAGAATTTTAACAAACAATGGAAAGAGCAGGAATACAGAAGACTATTATGGGAGTGTGCTAGGGAAACAACTCGCCATGGTTTTGATCAGAAGATGGATAGGTTAAATAGACTCAACGAGGGAGCTTGGGCATATTTGGATAAGTGGCCTAAAGAAGCATGGACTAGGGCATATTTCCGACACGATCAAAAAATTGATAACATTTGTAACAATGCCTGCGAGGTTTTTAACTCGAGGATCAAGGAATACAGAGCTAAGCCTATAATCACCTTGTTAGAGGAGGTTCAGATGTTTGCGATGCGGTCCATTGCAAAAAACAAGGTCAAGTTATCCCACCATGTTGGTAAGCTCGCACCAATCAAACATAGTAGATTGCAGAAAATCCGGAAAGAATCTCAAAAATGGACACCAATCAGGAGTGGAGATGAAGATTATCAAAGATTTGAGATCCATGGTTGGCCTACCAACATGGCTGTTGACTTGGGAAAGAGCATATGCACTTGTAGGTTTTGGCAAATAACAG GAATGCCGTGTGTCCATGCATGTGCAGCCATCTCCAAGATAAATCGAAATCCTGAGGATTTTTGTCATCATTGGCTGACCATGGAAGTTTATAGAGATACCTACAAGCACTCTCTCAATCCAATACCCGGACAAGATCTTTGGGAGAGAAGTGAACAAAATAGGCCTCATGCACCTAAAATGAAGCGACAGCCAGGGCCAATAACCCAAAAAAGATGGAAGGATTCTGACGAAGAGTCATCTAGTGTTAAGAAGTCAAAAACTGAAACCAAGTTGAAGAGGAAATACAAAGAATTCACATGTACTTACTGTGGTACGAGAAGGCATACAAAGAGGAGTTGCGCTCATAGGAAAGCTGATGACCTTGCTAGTGCCCTTGTTAATGCAGCAGCGGCtgttgttgcaaaagaaaaaggttCTAAGGCTGGAGAGGGTACAGATCCAGCAAACACTGCTACTACTAACACCCAAGCTGCTGAGATTAATGAAAATGCTTCATTAGCACCACGTCAAGCTATTGCTGATGCAAATGCTTCAGAGATTGTACTCATCCAACCCACTTACTCACAGCCAGAAAATTAG